Part of the Polaribacter sp. Hel1_33_78 genome is shown below.
ATCTTATCAAAGTATATTAGAAGAAAAAAATAGCACAATTTCATTAAGACAAATAGGTGATGAAAATAGTGCTAATATTTATAATAAGTATGCAAATGGTGAGCATACTATAAATCAAATAGGAAATAGAAATAATTACCAATTTTTTAATTATACCAATAAACAAATAATTAATTTAGGAATAATGCAAACGGGAGATCATAATTTATTAAAAATAATGGGTGCAAATTCTATGTTTCAGGATCTTAAAATATTCCAGTTTGGAGGGGCTGAAATGAGTGTAATTAACTTTTGAAATTATTAATTAAAATGAAAAATAAGGCAGTAATTTTATTTATAATAATAATTTTTTTCACACCTTTTTCTTTTGCCCAAGAGTTTGATAATTATGAATTAGAAGGAAAAATTAATTTATTTAGGATAGATGATTTTTTAACTTTAAGAGCTCAAGCACTAAACCATGAGTCATTTTTTATAAATGATCTTAATTATAATTTGGTGGTACTAAAAAAGAATAGTGAGGGAAAATTATCTAAAAAAAGTGAGTCTAATGATTTTTCATTGAAACCAAGTGAAGAGAAACAATTAGCAGTAATTAAACTTAATTTTAAAAAGAATGAAGAATTAAAAGTATATCTATTTATAAAATACAAAGATAAATTAGTGCATAGAGATACATTATTTCTCTTGCCTATGAAAGAAGGAGTAGTTAAAAAAATAGTAAATGAGGAACAGTTCTTAATTAAAGGGATCGTGATTGATAGATCGTTAACGAAGATAGGAAAAGATTATCATGATTTTTTTTACAAAGAATATTTAGTTACCAAGAGAAATTATCCGTTTATAATTATGATAGTTGAAAAACCAGCAATGGGAAGGAGTAGTATTTTGTCAATTGAGGTTGATCGAAAAAAGATTCATGAGTTTTTTGCTAGACCAGAAGAAGATTATTTAAAGGCTAATGTTGCACAAGCTATGAGAAAATTAAGAGGATATAATCAAAAAAGGAAAGCTACTTTTCAAAAACAATTTTAGAAACCAAAAAAAATCTATTAGTTATGAAACAGACAATAATATTTATTTTCATTTTAATTTCCAGTTTTTTGCATTCACAAGATTTGGTGTATACGCCAATAAGCCCTTTTTTTGGAGGTGATGCATATAATTATCAACAGATTTTAGCTTCTGCAGTTGCTCAGAATGACTTTACAGATGAACAGACTCAATTTAAAGCGCCAACTGCTCTAGAAAACTTCACAAATAGTTTAAATACAAGGTTACTTAGTGCTTTGTCTCAAAGTTTATTTCAACAAGAGTTAGGTGATACAAATTTAACAGTTGGAACCTATACTTTTGGAGATTTAGTAGTTGAAATAACTCCAGGAACAAATGGCTTAAATGTAAATATTCTAAATATTACTACTGGTGAACAAACCTTGATATCAATTCCTAACAGTAATTAAAATTACCATGAAAATAACGACAAGTATAGTTTACTTATTAATAATTAGTTTGTTAACGGGTTGTGGTGCTTATTTTAATCAACCATTTACTCAAACAAAAGCAAGAATCGGAGAGAATACTTCACCGGATTTTTTAGTAAAAAAAATTCTTCCTTCAGAGAAAATTATTGTTGGTGTGTATAAATTTAGAGATCAAACAGGACAGTACAAGCCAGTAGAAAACGGTTCAACATTCAGTGCCGCTATAACTCAAGGAGGAACTACAATTTTATTGAAATCACTTGAAGAATCAGGATGGTTTAGACCCATTGAAAGAGAGAATATTGGAAACCTTTTAAATGAACGACAAATAATAAGAAATACTCGGCAAGAGTATGCAAATGGTAAAAAGGTAACAATGCCACCTTTACTTTTTGCGGGTACAATTAT
Proteins encoded:
- a CDS encoding CsgE family curli-type amyloid fiber assembly protein; translation: MKNKAVILFIIIIFFTPFSFAQEFDNYELEGKINLFRIDDFLTLRAQALNHESFFINDLNYNLVVLKKNSEGKLSKKSESNDFSLKPSEEKQLAVIKLNFKKNEELKVYLFIKYKDKLVHRDTLFLLPMKEGVVKKIVNEEQFLIKGIVIDRSLTKIGKDYHDFFYKEYLVTKRNYPFIIMIVEKPAMGRSSILSIEVDRKKIHEFFARPEEDYLKANVAQAMRKLRGYNQKRKATFQKQF
- a CDS encoding curli assembly protein CsgF, giving the protein MKQTIIFIFILISSFLHSQDLVYTPISPFFGGDAYNYQQILASAVAQNDFTDEQTQFKAPTALENFTNSLNTRLLSALSQSLFQQELGDTNLTVGTYTFGDLVVEITPGTNGLNVNILNITTGEQTLISIPNSN